DNA sequence from the Fusobacterium sp. SYSU M8D902 genome:
TTTTTTAGTTTGAAGTGAGGGTATCAATCCGTCCCAAGCAATATTTTCAATCTTCACATCTCTACCTATATATTTTCCAAACTCTTTTATGAAATCAACACTTATTCCTGTAGCTTCACCATTTTGATCCTTTGTTTCAAATGGTGGATATGCTAACTCCATTCCCACTACTAATGTATCTTTTTTACTGTTTTTTTCTCCACTACAACCAACAAAAAGAGTTGCAATGATCAAAACTAAAAATATACTAAATAAAAATTTTTTCATCTTAAATCTCCTTTTATCATTAATTTTTGAGTAAAATCTATCTTTTAAATAATTCTTGACTTATTAACTCATGTATATTATATTTGTTTATTTAACAAAAAGCAACACTTATTTATACGCTCTCTATCACTCAAGTTGACTTATCCTCATATTCTATATATAATATTTATAAAAAATGTAATTGGAGGAGAAATTTTGAAGTTATTTATTATATCTGATATTCACGGTTCACTATATTATTTAGAAAAAGTTATGGAAATTTTTAAAAAGGGAGATTATGACAAATTGGTTATTTTAGGAGATGAACTCTACCACGGACCTAGAAACCCTCTACCTAAGGATTACTCTCCAAAAGATGTTATTCAAATATTGAATGGATATAAAGATAAGATTATTGCTGTGAGAGGAAACTGTGACAGTGAGGTGGATCAAATGGTTTTAGATTATCCTATTATGAGTGACTATGCCCTTCTTTATCTTGGAGAAAAGAGAGTATATATAACTCATGGACATATCTATAATAAAGAAAATCCCCTTCCTATGAGTGAAGGAGATATCTTACTATATGGTCACTTTCACATTCCAATGATAGAAAAAATTGAAAATAGATACTTTTTCAATCCTGGTTCTATATCTCTACCTAAAAATAGCAGTAAAAATAGTTTTGCTATACTTGATAAAGAAACTTTTACTATCAAGGATTTAGATGAAAATATCATTATGGATATAAAATTTTAAACAAAAGCATTTATAAGGGGGGCTAGAATAATGGTAAGTATTCCAGCTATTACAATAGCTAAAGCACTCATAGCTCCCTCTATCTCTCCCATCTCTATAGCCCTACTTGTTCCTACAGCATGACTGGATACTCCCAATCCCAATCCCTTTGCTATTGGATGTTTTATCTTAAATACAGAATAGATAAATGGAGCTGTTACATTTCCAGTAATCCCTGTTACAACTATTGCAAAAACTGTAATAGAGGGAATACCTCCCAACATCTTTGAAAGTTCTATCCCTATTGGTGTAGTTATTGATTTTGGCATAAATGATACCAATAGTTTGTGATCTATTCCTAGGAGTTTCCCCAATACTACAACTGAAACTATGGCAACTACTGCTCCTACTATCCCTCCACCTATTATTGGTACCCA
Encoded proteins:
- the yfcE gene encoding phosphodiesterase, which produces MKLFIISDIHGSLYYLEKVMEIFKKGDYDKLVILGDELYHGPRNPLPKDYSPKDVIQILNGYKDKIIAVRGNCDSEVDQMVLDYPIMSDYALLYLGEKRVYITHGHIYNKENPLPMSEGDILLYGHFHIPMIEKIENRYFFNPGSISLPKNSSKNSFAILDKETFTIKDLDENIIMDIKF
- a CDS encoding LrgB family protein is translated as MQEIVGNPLFGVIISLIAFEIGKFIFEKTKLAIFNPLLIATLIVMGILNFFHISVKDYMLGGSLIVFFLAPATVVLAIPLYQKIALLKKHWVPIIGGGIVGAVVAIVSVVVLGKLLGIDHKLLVSFMPKSITTPIGIELSKMLGGIPSITVFAIVVTGITGNVTAPFIYSVFKIKHPIAKGLGLGVSSHAVGTSRAIEMGEIEGAMSALAIVIAGILTIILAPLINAFV